A region from the Sphingobium sp. Cam5-1 genome encodes:
- a CDS encoding type IV secretion system protein gives MKQLILAAVSIGSLAAATPASAQGIPVFDSTSVLKHIEQIQKTMQMIEQGRQQIAEAQQLYQGLNQLTDVSSIANQLKTDSLRTLGVDVNSLERMARGDFGGGGSYGGRSDAIYQDMLERLGVSANGDQTDVRYQTARSIAMDKAMAEGMGEAATSRGEGLEELRNRLATASTAKEVADLQARIQLESASMMNDQLRVEALERARRAEAAAHTAEAFADRSRKRDEQRARARAAAGI, from the coding sequence ATGAAGCAGCTTATCTTGGCGGCTGTGTCGATCGGGAGCCTTGCGGCCGCGACGCCAGCCAGTGCGCAGGGTATCCCTGTGTTCGATAGCACGTCGGTGCTCAAGCATATCGAACAAATCCAGAAGACCATGCAGATGATCGAGCAAGGTCGCCAGCAGATTGCGGAAGCGCAGCAGCTCTACCAAGGGTTGAACCAGCTGACCGATGTTTCCTCGATCGCCAACCAGCTTAAGACAGATTCACTTCGCACCCTGGGCGTTGATGTGAACTCGCTCGAACGCATGGCGCGCGGCGATTTTGGCGGCGGCGGCAGCTACGGCGGGCGATCTGATGCGATCTATCAGGACATGCTCGAACGTCTCGGCGTATCCGCGAATGGCGATCAGACTGACGTTCGCTATCAGACAGCTCGCTCGATCGCGATGGACAAGGCCATGGCCGAAGGCATGGGCGAAGCGGCCACATCGCGCGGTGAGGGTCTGGAAGAGCTGCGCAATCGACTTGCGACCGCATCAACAGCCAAGGAAGTTGCTGACCTTCAAGCGCGCATCCAGCTCGAAAGCGCGTCGATGATGAACGACCAGCTCCGCGTCGAAGCGTTGGAGCGAGCGCGCAGAGCGGAGGCCGCGGCGCACACGGCCGAAGCTTTTGCGGACAGGTCGCGCAAACGCGATGAGCAGCGTGCGCGAGCGCGGGCGGCAGCTGGAATTTGA
- a CDS encoding VirB4 family type IV secretion/conjugal transfer ATPase: MVFGKSALAEKVPFDKAKREEMPEKFLPYSRHVNEHVVALDNGDLMLMLELDGRPFETSDVRDLNDWHTRLNGVWRNIHDERLSIWTHMLRMRVRDYPGGTFRSHFAAKLDQKYYERMTAERMFRNRFFMTVVIRPTANATDKLMDFLRKKQEDKNANIAEALELLEDKVRDLEKLLLRVRPRRVGIYEHRGLLFSEPLEILNQVMTGRYRRCPLVRGRLGSALYASRAIIGAETFEVRDADHSMFGGIFGIREYPSSTTPRQFESLLSVDFSLAITQSFTFLSRTAATERFRLRQTQMANAGDKAISQMDELIDAADDLQSNRFVLGDHHFTLTVFAEDLKKLRDNMSIARAALADTGMVAARESAALEAAYWSQLVGNFAWRARPAPITSYNFSAFSPFHTFPAGHEDGNHWGPAVALLKTSARSPYYFNFHSADLGHSMVIGPSGGGKTVLVNFLMAQLEKFNARHIFIDKDQGAEIFVRASGGTYLALRNGEPTGFAPLKALDNTASHRAFLGRFIRQLVKQEGAPITVQESHLIDDGIEAVMKLPREQRSLSALRTMLGMSDSGGVGARLVKWTSEGNLGWVFDNEEDSMSLEARFVGFDMTDFLENAEIRTPVMLYLFERIDALLTGERMVIAIDEFWKALADPAFTAFAQDGLKTYRKRNAFLVFATQSPADALRSTISHSILEQVATKIFLPNPFGQRRDYIEGFSLSEAEFKLVREELSPESRKFLVKQGHDSVVVGLDLIGMDDELAVLSGRAETTGVAREVIAELGNDPKLWLPEFHRRRRPS; the protein is encoded by the coding sequence GTGGTGTTCGGTAAGAGCGCGCTCGCGGAGAAGGTGCCTTTTGACAAGGCCAAACGGGAGGAAATGCCCGAGAAATTCTTGCCGTATTCGCGGCATGTCAATGAGCATGTGGTCGCCCTCGATAACGGCGATCTGATGCTCATGCTCGAACTGGATGGACGGCCCTTTGAGACTTCGGACGTGCGCGATCTGAATGATTGGCACACGCGCCTCAACGGGGTCTGGCGCAATATCCATGACGAGCGGCTTTCGATCTGGACGCACATGTTGCGGATGCGCGTGCGCGACTATCCAGGCGGCACGTTCCGCTCGCATTTCGCCGCGAAGCTCGATCAAAAATACTATGAGCGGATGACGGCCGAACGCATGTTCCGCAACCGCTTCTTCATGACGGTCGTGATCCGCCCAACAGCAAACGCGACCGACAAGCTGATGGATTTCCTGCGCAAGAAGCAGGAGGACAAGAACGCCAATATCGCGGAAGCTCTAGAGCTGCTGGAAGACAAGGTGCGCGATCTGGAAAAGCTACTGCTGCGCGTTCGTCCGCGCCGTGTCGGCATCTATGAGCACCGGGGTCTCCTGTTCTCCGAACCGCTGGAAATATTGAACCAGGTGATGACCGGGCGCTATCGGCGCTGTCCTCTGGTCCGTGGCCGTCTCGGCTCGGCGCTCTATGCGAGCCGCGCCATCATCGGCGCTGAGACATTTGAGGTCCGCGACGCCGATCATTCGATGTTCGGCGGCATTTTCGGCATTCGCGAGTATCCGTCATCGACAACGCCGCGCCAGTTTGAATCGCTGCTTTCGGTCGATTTCAGCCTCGCCATAACGCAGTCGTTCACGTTCCTGTCGCGCACAGCGGCAACAGAACGGTTTCGGCTTCGCCAGACCCAAATGGCGAACGCCGGTGACAAGGCGATCAGCCAGATGGATGAGCTGATCGACGCGGCCGACGATTTGCAATCGAACCGCTTTGTGCTGGGGGACCATCATTTCACGCTGACGGTGTTCGCGGAAGATTTGAAGAAGCTGCGCGATAACATGTCGATCGCGCGCGCGGCGCTGGCCGATACGGGCATGGTCGCCGCCCGCGAAAGCGCGGCGCTGGAAGCTGCCTATTGGTCGCAGCTGGTCGGCAACTTCGCGTGGAGGGCGCGCCCCGCGCCGATCACGTCATATAATTTCTCGGCGTTCTCGCCCTTCCATACGTTCCCTGCAGGGCACGAGGACGGCAATCATTGGGGGCCTGCGGTCGCCTTGCTCAAGACAAGCGCTCGCAGCCCCTATTACTTCAATTTCCATTCGGCAGACCTGGGCCATTCGATGGTCATTGGTCCATCGGGCGGCGGTAAGACGGTGCTGGTCAACTTCCTGATGGCGCAGCTCGAAAAGTTCAACGCGCGCCATATCTTCATCGACAAGGATCAAGGCGCGGAAATTTTTGTCCGAGCCAGCGGCGGCACCTATCTCGCGCTGCGCAACGGGGAACCTACGGGCTTCGCTCCGCTCAAGGCGCTCGACAATACGGCTTCCCATCGCGCGTTCCTCGGTCGCTTCATCCGCCAGCTGGTGAAGCAAGAGGGGGCGCCGATCACGGTGCAGGAATCGCACCTGATCGACGATGGCATCGAAGCCGTGATGAAGCTGCCACGCGAGCAACGCTCGCTGTCGGCGCTGCGGACCATGCTCGGCATGTCGGACTCGGGCGGCGTCGGCGCGCGCCTAGTCAAGTGGACCTCCGAGGGGAACCTTGGCTGGGTTTTCGATAATGAGGAAGATTCCATGTCTCTCGAAGCCCGTTTCGTGGGCTTCGATATGACCGACTTCCTCGAAAACGCGGAAATCCGCACGCCGGTCATGCTCTACCTGTTCGAGCGGATAGACGCGCTCCTGACAGGCGAGCGCATGGTTATTGCGATTGACGAATTTTGGAAGGCGCTGGCCGATCCGGCGTTCACGGCATTCGCGCAGGATGGCCTCAAGACATACCGCAAGCGCAATGCGTTCCTCGTCTTTGCAACACAGTCGCCTGCGGACGCGCTGCGGTCCACGATCAGCCATTCGATCTTGGAGCAGGTCGCGACGAAAATCTTCCTGCCCAATCCGTTCGGCCAGCGCCGGGATTACATCGAAGGCTTCTCGCTCTCGGAGGCGGAATTTAAGCTGGTGCGCGAAGAGCTGTCGCCGGAAAGCCGCAAATTCCTCGTGAAGCAGGGCCATGACTCCGTTGTGGTCGGCCTGGATCTCATTGGCATGGACGATGAACTGGCCGTGCTGTCGGGCCGCGCTGAAACAACGGGCGTGGCCCGCGAAGTGATTGCCGAACTGGGCAATGATCCGAAGCTCTGGTTGCCGGAATTTCACCGGCGCCGGCGCCCAAGCTGA
- a CDS encoding type IV secretion system protein VirB3, whose protein sequence is MDGQEEMTKDPLFLAVTRPALWAGVPIEAGALIIMAGAITLVGSGNPLYGGAAAVALYAMARLIVRHDVNAFRLIFLWGRTKAANRNRVFWGGSSYTPLPLYGIKRKGFGRGVR, encoded by the coding sequence ATGGACGGTCAGGAAGAAATGACAAAAGACCCGCTGTTCTTGGCCGTCACCCGCCCCGCTTTGTGGGCGGGTGTTCCCATTGAAGCGGGCGCGCTCATCATCATGGCGGGCGCAATCACGTTAGTTGGTTCGGGCAATCCTCTCTACGGCGGCGCGGCCGCCGTCGCGCTTTATGCGATGGCGCGGCTTATCGTTCGGCATGACGTGAACGCATTCCGGCTGATCTTCCTGTGGGGCCGGACCAAAGCGGCGAACCGGAACCGCGTCTTTTGGGGTGGATCGAGCTACACGCCGCTGCCGCTCTACGGAATCAAGCGAAAGGGATTTGGTCGTGGTGTTCGGTAA